In a genomic window of Sutcliffiella sp. FSL R7-0096:
- a CDS encoding ABC transporter substrate-binding protein, which translates to MKAKKWLAALGVTTMLVGGLLSGCSGGSSGSTEGSGDTVEITLAGWGGNPSETRLLKEALDAFEEKNPTIKVKHEVISDQYMDVMKTRLIGGEAPDVFYLDAFEAPALIETGVLEPLDDYVTDEFDVEDFEQPLLEAFQKDGVTYGFPKDYSTLALFYNKKMFEEAGVEVPTTWDEVREVSKELTKDGVVGLGVAPELARMYYIAESLGGEVVKDDKANFGDDKVIEALQPIIDQRNEDKTAAQATDVGANWGGEMFGQEKAAMVIEGNWAIPFLEDTFPNVDYGTAELPTINGEQNTMAYTVSYVMNAGSEKKEASWKLIEFLTGPEGMEIWTSKGFALPTRKSVAEKLGFDQDEKRAALVSGASYATVWANGVNLPTIMNNFNNQFVSAFLGQRPLDEALKEAEKQANREIGE; encoded by the coding sequence ATGAAAGCAAAAAAATGGTTGGCAGCATTAGGTGTCACGACAATGCTTGTTGGGGGATTATTATCAGGATGTAGCGGTGGAAGCAGCGGTTCTACTGAGGGTTCCGGTGATACTGTGGAAATCACCCTTGCCGGATGGGGGGGGAATCCGTCCGAGACCCGTCTATTAAAAGAAGCCCTGGATGCTTTTGAAGAAAAAAATCCGACTATTAAAGTCAAGCATGAAGTCATTTCTGATCAGTATATGGATGTCATGAAAACCCGTCTTATTGGTGGAGAAGCACCAGATGTCTTCTATTTGGATGCTTTTGAAGCCCCGGCCCTGATTGAAACAGGGGTGCTTGAGCCACTTGATGATTATGTGACAGACGAATTTGATGTTGAAGATTTTGAACAACCGCTTTTGGAAGCTTTCCAAAAGGATGGCGTGACATATGGGTTCCCGAAGGACTATTCCACGCTGGCTTTATTTTACAACAAGAAAATGTTCGAAGAAGCCGGTGTAGAAGTTCCAACTACATGGGATGAAGTCCGAGAAGTTTCCAAGGAGTTGACGAAAGATGGTGTAGTTGGCCTTGGTGTGGCACCCGAACTTGCCAGAATGTACTACATTGCAGAATCATTAGGCGGAGAAGTGGTGAAGGATGATAAAGCAAACTTTGGAGATGACAAAGTTATTGAAGCATTACAGCCGATTATCGACCAACGTAATGAAGATAAAACTGCCGCACAAGCTACCGATGTAGGTGCAAACTGGGGAGGGGAAATGTTCGGTCAAGAAAAAGCGGCAATGGTAATCGAGGGGAACTGGGCAATTCCTTTTCTGGAGGATACATTCCCTAATGTCGATTACGGAACCGCGGAACTTCCAACAATTAATGGGGAACAAAACACCATGGCTTATACAGTTTCCTACGTTATGAATGCAGGATCTGAGAAAAAAGAAGCGTCATGGAAGTTAATTGAGTTCCTTACTGGTCCTGAAGGGATGGAAATATGGACGTCCAAAGGGTTTGCATTGCCTACTAGGAAGTCTGTAGCAGAGAAACTTGGCTTTGACCAAGATGAAAAACGGGCAGCACTTGTTTCTGGTGCGTCCTATGCAACGGTATGGGCTAATGGAGTAAACCTACCGACAATCATGAATAATTTTAACAATCAATTTGTATCTGCCTTCCTTGGACAGCGTCCACTTGATGAGGCGTTAAAAGAAGCTGAGAAGCAAGCAAATAGAGAAATTGGCGAGTAA
- a CDS encoding sugar ABC transporter permease, which yields MKKKRTYSKRSLREATQGYSFMAPTIFVLALFIIGPIIYAFFLSFHKVQLLGTATYQFVGLSNFTNITDDGRALRALWNTFKYVIIVVPIQTLLALILAATLNAGLKGQSIFRIVYFLPTLTSSAVLTLIFMWMYNQNGLVNEILSAVGLPTYNWIGDPSVALIAIMIMNIWATAPFFMVIYLAALQDIPESLYEAAELDGANAFKKFIYITVPNLRPVTSFVVIMGLIGTFQLFDQSFIFSGGSGGPDNSTLTVVLLIYQYAFKSLGTMGYAAAIAVMLSLVILVATLLQRKFSKEESLY from the coding sequence ATGAAGAAAAAACGTACCTATTCAAAGCGGTCACTACGAGAGGCTACACAGGGCTATTCTTTTATGGCTCCAACCATATTTGTACTTGCATTATTCATTATCGGTCCAATTATTTATGCATTTTTCTTATCTTTCCATAAGGTACAGCTATTAGGTACGGCTACATATCAATTTGTAGGATTGAGCAATTTTACAAATATAACGGATGACGGGCGGGCTTTACGGGCTCTTTGGAATACTTTTAAATATGTCATTATTGTAGTCCCGATCCAGACACTGCTTGCACTCATTCTTGCTGCAACGCTTAACGCGGGCTTGAAAGGGCAAAGTATTTTTCGGATTGTCTACTTCCTTCCGACATTAACATCATCTGCAGTATTAACTTTAATTTTCATGTGGATGTACAATCAGAATGGATTGGTAAATGAAATTCTATCTGCAGTCGGACTCCCTACATATAACTGGATTGGAGATCCAAGTGTAGCGTTAATAGCAATCATGATTATGAATATCTGGGCTACGGCACCGTTCTTTATGGTCATCTACCTTGCTGCCCTCCAAGACATTCCTGAATCTTTGTACGAAGCGGCAGAACTGGATGGAGCCAATGCTTTCAAAAAGTTTATATATATTACAGTACCTAACTTACGTCCGGTGACATCCTTTGTTGTCATCATGGGCTTGATCGGGACGTTCCAGTTGTTTGATCAGTCCTTCATTTTCTCAGGGGGATCTGGCGGACCTGATAACTCTACATTGACAGTTGTATTACTAATCTATCAGTATGCCTTCAAGAGTCTGGGGACAATGGGTTATGCTGCAGCAATTGCTGTTATGCTATCCCTTGTTATTCTGGTCGCAACATTATTGCAACGTAAATTTTCCAAAGAAGAATCTCTATATTGA
- a CDS encoding carbohydrate ABC transporter permease translates to MKKKLSIGKAFLYGILVLYAVITLIPFIWAVSSSFKTLEEIVSGTINFIPRNFTFDNYKQIFLEQELFPRWLLNSLIIGLAGTSLNLLFNSMAGYALARLSFPGRKTLFIIVLAVLMIPAQVTMIPNYLILRELGWLNSYQGMIVPAMINATFIFMMRQFFINFPKELEEAAEMDGLSRFGTFFKIVLPLAKPALAAQAIFVFMGFWNDFMRPLIILSDPSMFTLPLGLNTFKGQYISYWNYIMAASMVFTLPVLLIYGFFNRYFIKGISFTGGK, encoded by the coding sequence ATGAAGAAGAAGCTTAGTATCGGAAAAGCATTTTTATATGGTATTCTCGTTCTGTATGCGGTTATTACCCTTATTCCATTTATATGGGCAGTCTCTTCTTCGTTTAAAACGTTAGAAGAAATCGTTAGTGGGACGATAAATTTCATACCGAGAAATTTCACCTTTGATAACTATAAACAGATTTTCTTAGAACAGGAGCTATTCCCTCGTTGGTTGTTGAACAGCTTGATTATCGGATTGGCTGGTACTTCCTTGAACCTGTTATTCAACTCAATGGCAGGGTATGCCCTCGCTAGACTTAGCTTTCCGGGACGGAAAACGTTGTTCATCATTGTACTTGCAGTCCTAATGATTCCTGCACAAGTAACGATGATCCCTAACTACTTGATTCTTCGTGAATTGGGGTGGCTAAATTCCTATCAAGGCATGATTGTACCCGCAATGATCAATGCTACTTTTATCTTTATGATGAGACAATTCTTCATTAATTTCCCAAAAGAATTGGAAGAGGCCGCAGAAATGGATGGGCTTAGTAGATTCGGTACTTTCTTTAAGATAGTGCTTCCTTTGGCGAAACCAGCCCTTGCTGCGCAGGCTATATTCGTATTTATGGGGTTCTGGAACGACTTTATGCGTCCGTTGATTATACTGTCGGATCCATCGATGTTCACTTTACCACTAGGATTAAACACGTTCAAAGGCCAATACATCAGTTACTGGAACTATATTATGGCCGCATCCATGGTATTCACCCTTCCAGTACTGCTCATCTACGGATTCTTTAACCGTTATTTCATTAAAGGAATCTCCTTTACGGGGGGCAAGTAA
- a CDS encoding DUF3905 domain-containing protein: MKEKDASLEVPYLEETMPHQINSPSFKGSNMKMQPPFVNEHGIVIGDSKYNSEESPLNNWSDDIDPAVMAGDQWVHPTNDIGWNSSENRELVEKSKKPQGVPFTHPDKDVSYGRD; encoded by the coding sequence ATGAAAGAAAAGGATGCATCACTGGAAGTCCCTTATTTGGAGGAAACGATGCCACACCAAATCAACTCCCCTTCTTTCAAAGGCTCCAATATGAAAATGCAGCCACCATTTGTCAATGAACATGGAATTGTCATCGGAGACAGCAAATACAATTCCGAAGAATCTCCCTTAAATAATTGGAGCGACGACATTGACCCCGCAGTCATGGCAGGGGACCAATGGGTCCATCCAACAAATGATATCGGATGGAATTCATCTGAAAACCGGGAACTTGTCGAGAAATCAAAAAAACCTCAAGGTGTCCCCTTTACACATCCTGATAAAGATGTGAGCTATGGTAGAGATTGA
- a CDS encoding B12-binding domain-containing radical SAM protein has protein sequence MKIIASTLNAKYIHTNLAIRYLKAYAAPEYKVDLAEYTIKDPVMNIVSDLIQRKPDVIGFSCYIWNIEETIKVMSMLKKINPDLTIVLGGPEVTYDVTEWLDRLTDVDFIVLGEGEITFKQLLQELEGEGNFAGISGLAYREGTEKKISPQRNKVDLKELPSPYRFEEDMAQLGKRVTYFETSRGCPFSCQFCLSSIEVGVRYFDREKVKEDIRFLMNNGAKTIKFVDRTFNISRSYAMEMFRFLIDEHLPGTVFQFEITADIMRPEVIEFLNQEAPSGLFRFEIGVQSTNDATNELVMRKQNFSKLSRTVTMVKDGGKIDQHLDLIAGLPEEDYHSFKKTFNDVFALRPEELQLGFLKMLRGTGLRIRSKEHDYIYMDHAPYEILGNNILSFDDIIRIKQVEDVLEKYWNDHRMDATVEHLVAGVFETPFDFFQDFGSYWDKKGWSRIGHQLEDLYKRLYAFLQEEDVATLGVVESLMKYDYLRHQKFKPRKPWWQDRLDKDVRTGIYKQIVQSPDLMGEAFTKLQLNEKELYKHTMVETIHFDLSLYLEKGQIKEEENFVLVYFNQTTNKTEIFPISSEKRKTAS, from the coding sequence ATGAAAATAATTGCGTCAACCTTAAATGCAAAATATATCCATACCAACCTTGCTATTCGTTATTTGAAAGCTTATGCTGCGCCGGAGTACAAAGTAGATTTAGCCGAATATACCATCAAAGACCCGGTCATGAATATCGTATCAGATTTGATCCAAAGAAAACCTGATGTCATAGGATTCAGTTGTTATATATGGAACATAGAAGAGACAATCAAAGTTATGAGCATGTTGAAGAAAATCAATCCTGATTTAACGATTGTCCTTGGTGGCCCTGAAGTGACTTATGACGTGACAGAGTGGCTCGACCGCCTGACAGACGTAGATTTCATTGTTCTAGGGGAAGGCGAAATTACGTTCAAACAACTTTTACAAGAACTAGAAGGTGAAGGGAATTTCGCTGGCATCAGCGGTTTAGCTTACCGTGAGGGCACTGAGAAAAAGATTTCCCCTCAACGAAACAAAGTGGATCTGAAGGAACTCCCTTCTCCTTACCGCTTTGAAGAAGACATGGCACAGCTGGGGAAACGAGTGACCTACTTTGAAACGAGCAGGGGCTGTCCGTTTAGCTGTCAGTTCTGCCTATCTTCTATTGAAGTAGGCGTCCGTTATTTTGACCGTGAAAAAGTAAAAGAGGATATTCGTTTCTTGATGAACAACGGAGCAAAGACCATCAAGTTTGTGGACCGCACCTTCAACATCAGTCGCAGTTATGCCATGGAGATGTTCCGTTTCCTGATTGATGAACACCTGCCGGGAACCGTCTTCCAGTTTGAGATCACCGCTGATATCATGCGACCTGAAGTCATCGAGTTCTTAAATCAGGAAGCTCCTTCCGGCTTGTTCCGCTTCGAGATCGGGGTACAATCAACCAATGATGCGACAAATGAACTTGTCATGCGTAAGCAGAACTTCTCGAAACTCTCCCGTACTGTGACAATGGTCAAGGATGGCGGAAAGATTGATCAACATCTTGACTTAATTGCAGGATTGCCGGAAGAGGATTACCACTCATTCAAGAAAACATTCAATGATGTATTCGCACTGCGTCCTGAAGAACTTCAACTTGGCTTTTTGAAAATGCTACGTGGAACAGGGCTTAGAATCCGCTCTAAAGAGCATGATTACATTTATATGGACCATGCCCCATATGAGATACTCGGCAACAACATATTGAGTTTTGATGACATCATCCGTATCAAACAGGTGGAGGACGTTCTAGAGAAATATTGGAATGACCATAGAATGGATGCCACCGTTGAGCACCTGGTTGCAGGTGTATTTGAAACGCCATTCGATTTTTTCCAAGATTTCGGTTCTTATTGGGACAAGAAAGGCTGGTCCAGAATCGGTCATCAATTGGAAGATCTGTACAAACGCCTTTATGCCTTTTTACAAGAGGAGGATGTGGCAACTCTTGGGGTTGTAGAAAGTTTGATGAAATATGATTACTTGCGCCACCAGAAGTTCAAGCCCCGTAAACCATGGTGGCAGGATCGTCTGGATAAAGACGTACGTACTGGCATCTATAAACAAATCGTCCAATCCCCCGATTTGATGGGTGAAGCGTTTACTAAACTGCAATTAAATGAAAAAGAACTATATAAACATACTATGGTCGAAACCATCCACTTTGACTTGTCCCTCTACCTTGAAAAAGGACAAATCAAGGAAGAAGAAAATTTTGTTCTTGTCTACTTCAATCAGACTACAAACAAAACAGAAATCTTCCCCATCTCATCAGAAAAAAGAAAAACTGCCAGCTGA
- a CDS encoding PAS domain S-box protein, with product MIQHMVREETKKLEVEIETLTNKLHKLEKENRFLQLTFEHANDAIILFNENMEFFQVNQKACELFELSREDLLKRKLHDFLDLMSKEEVELQEAQLDELGELKNELIVRLDNGTIKYVEYSAVRNPDESGLDICIIRDITTRKKLEKESNKSKQMYHDVINRAVDGIVVFDREGYFIDVNPAFCSNFAMPKLDLLQSKLDDFVEEDFQYKMKKIWNLLDNHGRVRGELPVILHTGERKTFEVTITANIYDDYYLAIMRDVTEKRNMELQLQKSEERFREMFQHALDAIVLVDNSGEIMRANPAASRAFELPLDELIHSKLHCFVPRHNKRVFSIMKQFVANGEIREELEFHMPNGQKKLLEFTANKGIIDGFNMIIFRNVSERRKMEKDLRESEQKFRKIFDNAMDGILLWDNRCNIIDANPNASKILKLPKEELVANYLHYYLQQEQLQDLQNHWKDCPDSEELSGEVCLEDETGMQIIEYSAKKNVIEGLHMTIFRNITEKREMEDQLRKSDTLTVVGELAAGIAHEIRNPMTALKGFIQLLQNSMNEDQYAMYFDVITSELKRIESIITEFLVLAKPQAISYQRKSVTVTMKETLDLLSAQASLDNVQFVTSIEEGLPDIYCEPNQLKQVFINILKNAIEVMPKGGTVSVVLSKEEGEQVLISIRDEGIGIPEDKLKKLGEPFYTTKDRGTGLGLMVSYKIVEEHNGTIEVSSELGKGTTFHIRLPIGTPTVH from the coding sequence ATGATCCAACACATGGTAAGGGAAGAGACCAAAAAGTTGGAGGTAGAGATAGAGACTCTGACAAACAAGCTTCACAAGCTTGAAAAGGAAAACAGATTTCTGCAACTTACATTTGAGCATGCCAACGATGCAATTATATTGTTCAATGAAAATATGGAATTCTTTCAGGTCAATCAGAAGGCTTGTGAGCTTTTTGAATTATCAAGGGAAGATCTATTAAAAAGAAAACTGCATGACTTTCTTGATTTGATGTCCAAAGAAGAAGTGGAGCTTCAAGAAGCACAATTAGATGAATTAGGTGAATTGAAAAATGAATTGATTGTGCGGCTAGACAATGGGACGATAAAATATGTGGAATACTCAGCAGTGCGGAACCCTGATGAGAGCGGATTGGACATATGCATCATCCGTGATATCACCACGAGGAAGAAGCTAGAGAAAGAGTCAAATAAGAGCAAGCAGATGTACCATGATGTAATAAATCGGGCGGTGGATGGCATTGTTGTATTTGATAGGGAGGGGTATTTTATAGATGTTAATCCCGCTTTTTGTTCAAACTTTGCCATGCCGAAATTAGATCTTCTCCAGTCCAAGCTTGATGATTTTGTAGAAGAAGATTTCCAATACAAGATGAAAAAAATCTGGAACCTTCTTGATAATCATGGCAGGGTGAGAGGGGAATTGCCGGTCATTCTTCACACGGGGGAACGGAAAACATTTGAAGTGACAATTACTGCGAACATCTATGATGATTATTACCTTGCCATCATGAGGGATGTGACGGAAAAACGTAATATGGAGCTTCAGCTTCAGAAGAGTGAAGAGAGATTCAGGGAGATGTTCCAGCATGCCTTGGATGCGATTGTACTGGTTGATAACAGTGGAGAAATCATGCGGGCAAACCCAGCTGCAAGCAGGGCATTTGAACTTCCATTGGATGAGCTGATTCATTCCAAGCTTCACTGTTTTGTTCCAAGGCATAATAAGAGAGTGTTTTCCATCATGAAACAGTTTGTAGCCAATGGTGAAATCAGGGAAGAGCTGGAGTTTCATATGCCGAATGGTCAGAAGAAGCTCCTTGAATTTACAGCCAATAAGGGCATCATTGACGGTTTTAATATGATTATTTTCCGTAATGTCAGTGAACGCAGGAAAATGGAAAAGGACCTGAGGGAAAGTGAACAAAAGTTCCGTAAGATATTTGATAACGCGATGGATGGTATCCTTTTGTGGGATAACAGGTGTAACATCATTGATGCAAACCCGAATGCCAGCAAAATACTGAAGCTTCCAAAAGAAGAATTGGTGGCGAACTATCTTCACTACTATTTACAGCAAGAGCAGTTACAGGATCTGCAAAACCACTGGAAGGATTGCCCGGATAGCGAAGAGCTGAGTGGCGAAGTTTGTCTCGAAGATGAGACTGGCATGCAAATTATTGAATACTCCGCTAAGAAAAATGTCATTGAAGGATTACACATGACCATCTTCCGAAATATCACAGAAAAAAGAGAGATGGAAGATCAGCTACGAAAGTCCGACACCCTTACAGTGGTGGGAGAACTTGCTGCAGGTATCGCACATGAGATAAGAAACCCGATGACAGCATTAAAAGGCTTTATTCAACTCCTGCAAAATAGCATGAATGAAGACCAGTATGCGATGTATTTCGATGTAATCACTTCTGAATTAAAAAGGATAGAATCCATCATTACCGAGTTTCTTGTATTGGCCAAACCACAGGCAATTTCCTATCAACGGAAGAGTGTCACGGTTACCATGAAAGAGACACTCGACCTGTTAAGTGCCCAGGCATCGTTGGACAATGTCCAATTCGTCACATCCATTGAAGAAGGGTTACCTGATATTTATTGTGAACCGAATCAATTAAAGCAAGTTTTTATCAATATACTAAAAAATGCAATAGAAGTGATGCCAAAAGGTGGTACAGTTTCTGTGGTGCTCTCCAAAGAGGAAGGGGAACAGGTACTCATATCCATTAGGGATGAAGGAATCGGCATACCCGAAGATAAGCTGAAGAAACTGGGTGAACCTTTCTATACCACGAAGGACCGTGGAACAGGGCTTGGGCTTATGGTAAGCTATAAGATAGTAGAAGAGCACAATGGTACCATTGAGGTGAGCAGCGAGCTAGGAAAGGGCACGACCTTTCACATAAGATTGCCTATTGGAACACCTACAGTACATTGA
- a CDS encoding methylated-DNA--[protein]-cysteine S-methyltransferase — protein MFYYSSLNTKIGKIFIICNEEHLIKIEFDEDFLKLESISQRYVLDSDHPICKLVTNQMEEYFQGRRSDFDVPFKMNGTDFQLEVWQALSNISYGEVKCYQDIAKEINRPLAVRAIGQANRRNPLPIVIPCHRVIGKNKALVGYAGDKIGMKEELLKLEGVLV, from the coding sequence ATGTTTTATTATAGTAGCCTGAATACAAAAATCGGGAAAATCTTTATAATTTGCAATGAAGAGCACCTTATAAAGATTGAGTTCGATGAGGATTTTCTGAAACTGGAGTCTATTAGCCAAAGGTATGTGTTGGATTCAGATCATCCCATTTGCAAGCTTGTGACCAACCAGATGGAAGAGTACTTTCAGGGAAGGCGATCTGACTTTGATGTACCGTTCAAAATGAACGGGACGGACTTTCAGCTGGAGGTTTGGCAGGCATTAAGCAACATTTCATATGGAGAAGTGAAATGCTATCAAGACATAGCAAAAGAGATAAATAGGCCGTTGGCAGTGAGGGCTATTGGGCAGGCAAACCGCAGAAACCCTTTACCCATTGTGATTCCATGCCATCGTGTCATTGGGAAGAATAAAGCGTTGGTTGGGTATGCAGGTGATAAAATCGGTATGAAAGAAGAGCTACTAAAGCTAGAAGGTGTATTAGTATAG